Proteins encoded by one window of Bubalus kerabau isolate K-KA32 ecotype Philippines breed swamp buffalo chromosome 22, PCC_UOA_SB_1v2, whole genome shotgun sequence:
- the TRUB1 gene encoding pseudouridylate synthase TRUB1 isoform X1 gives MAAVEAAAVVVSSCLKPDPVPVPESAGTAAATAATSSAMAAAAAVAAAARTGSEARVSKPALATKLLSLSGVFAVHKPKGPTSAELLNRLKEKLLAEAGMPSPEWTKRKKQTLKIGHGGTLDSAARGVLVVGIGRGTKMLTSMLSGSKRYVAIGELGKATDTLDSTGNVTEEKPYDKITQEDIESILQKFTGNIMQVPPLIILSRFLNLSLFLLPSSLFVSLFYFASYSALKKDGQRLSTLMKRGEVVEAKPARPVTVYSLSLQKFQPPFFTLDVECGGGFYIRSLVSDIGKELSSCANVLELTRTKQGPFTLEEHALPEDKWTIDDIAQSLERCSSLLPAELALKKSKPEESNEQVLSCEYITLNETKGEDDVIKTL, from the exons ATGGCAGCTGTTGAGGCGGCGGCGGTGGTGGTGTCGTCCTGTTTGAAACCAGACCCAGTCCCAGTCCCCGAAAGTGCAGGGACAGCTGCAGCAACGGCCGCCACATCCTCAGCGATGGCTGCAGCCGCGGCCGTTGCGGCCGCGGCCAGGACCGGATCCGAAGCCAGGGTCTCCAAGCCCGCTTTGGCTACTAAGCTGCTGTCCCTGAGCGGCGTGTTCGCTGTGCACAAGCCCAAAGGGCCCACTTCAGCCGAGTTGCTGAATCGGCTGAAGGAGAAGCTGCTGGCAG AAGCTGGAATGCCTTCTCCAGAATGGACCAAGAGGAAAAAGCAGACTTTGAAAATTGGTCATGGAGGGACCCTAGACAGTGCAGCCCGAGGAGTCCTGG TGGTTGGAATTGGAAGGGGAACAAAAATGTTGACCAGTATGTTATCAGGgtccaag AGATATGTTGCCATTGGGGAACTGGGGAAGGCTACTGACACGCTAGATTCTACAGGGAACGTAACAGAAGAAAAACCTTATG ATAAAATAACACAAGAAGATATTGAAAGCATTCTACAGAAATTCACTGGGAATATAATGCAAGTACCTCCCCT AATTATTCTCTCTCGCTTTCTCAATCTCTCTTTATTCTTGCTCCCTTCTTCTCTCTTTGTCTCCCTCTTCTACTTTGCAAGCTATTCTGCATTAAAGAAAGATGGCCAGAGACTTTCAACTTTGATGAAGAGAGGTGAAGTAGTAGAAGCAAAGCCTGCCAGGCCAGTTACTGTATACAGTCTCTCCCTTCAGAAATTCCAGCCACCATTTTTCACACTAG ATGTCGAATGTGGAGGAGGTTTTTATATCAGAAGCTTGGTCAGTGACATTGGCAAAG AACTCTCGTCCTGTGCCAATGTGCTAGAGCTGACGCGAACCAAACAGGGACCATTCACCCTGGAAGAGCATGCCCTGCCCGAAGACAAATGGACGATTGATGACATTGCACAGTCTCTCGAGCGGTGCTCATCTCTTCTCCCAGCAGAGCTGGCacttaaaaaatcaaaacctGAGGAGTCTAATGAGCAAGTTTTGAGCTGTGAGTATATAACTCTGAATGAGACAAAGGGAGAAGACGATGTAATTAAGACACTTTAA
- the TRUB1 gene encoding pseudouridylate synthase TRUB1 isoform X2 produces MAAVEAAAVVVSSCLKPDPVPVPESAGTAAATAATSSAMAAAAAVAAAARTGSEARVSKPALATKLLSLSGVFAVHKPKGPTSAELLNRLKEKLLAEAGMPSPEWTKRKKQTLKIGHGGTLDSAARGVLVVGIGRGTKMLTSMLSGSKRYVAIGELGKATDTLDSTGNVTEEKPYDKITQEDIESILQKFTGNIMQVPPLYSALKKDGQRLSTLMKRGEVVEAKPARPVTVYSLSLQKFQPPFFTLDVECGGGFYIRSLVSDIGKELSSCANVLELTRTKQGPFTLEEHALPEDKWTIDDIAQSLERCSSLLPAELALKKSKPEESNEQVLSCEYITLNETKGEDDVIKTL; encoded by the exons ATGGCAGCTGTTGAGGCGGCGGCGGTGGTGGTGTCGTCCTGTTTGAAACCAGACCCAGTCCCAGTCCCCGAAAGTGCAGGGACAGCTGCAGCAACGGCCGCCACATCCTCAGCGATGGCTGCAGCCGCGGCCGTTGCGGCCGCGGCCAGGACCGGATCCGAAGCCAGGGTCTCCAAGCCCGCTTTGGCTACTAAGCTGCTGTCCCTGAGCGGCGTGTTCGCTGTGCACAAGCCCAAAGGGCCCACTTCAGCCGAGTTGCTGAATCGGCTGAAGGAGAAGCTGCTGGCAG AAGCTGGAATGCCTTCTCCAGAATGGACCAAGAGGAAAAAGCAGACTTTGAAAATTGGTCATGGAGGGACCCTAGACAGTGCAGCCCGAGGAGTCCTGG TGGTTGGAATTGGAAGGGGAACAAAAATGTTGACCAGTATGTTATCAGGgtccaag AGATATGTTGCCATTGGGGAACTGGGGAAGGCTACTGACACGCTAGATTCTACAGGGAACGTAACAGAAGAAAAACCTTATG ATAAAATAACACAAGAAGATATTGAAAGCATTCTACAGAAATTCACTGGGAATATAATGCAAGTACCTCCCCT CTATTCTGCATTAAAGAAAGATGGCCAGAGACTTTCAACTTTGATGAAGAGAGGTGAAGTAGTAGAAGCAAAGCCTGCCAGGCCAGTTACTGTATACAGTCTCTCCCTTCAGAAATTCCAGCCACCATTTTTCACACTAG ATGTCGAATGTGGAGGAGGTTTTTATATCAGAAGCTTGGTCAGTGACATTGGCAAAG AACTCTCGTCCTGTGCCAATGTGCTAGAGCTGACGCGAACCAAACAGGGACCATTCACCCTGGAAGAGCATGCCCTGCCCGAAGACAAATGGACGATTGATGACATTGCACAGTCTCTCGAGCGGTGCTCATCTCTTCTCCCAGCAGAGCTGGCacttaaaaaatcaaaacctGAGGAGTCTAATGAGCAAGTTTTGAGCTGTGAGTATATAACTCTGAATGAGACAAAGGGAGAAGACGATGTAATTAAGACACTTTAA